AAGACGGTAAGATATTGGGAGTTTTGGATATATCATGTCCAGTAGATTATTTCCATCCTTCCATGCTGGGTATGGTAGCCAGTTTGGCGTATACAATCGAACAGGAAATGGGAGTGCGTTCCTATAAAAAGGAGCTGGCATTGACCCAGCACTCGATAGAACTTGCTGAGACCTACCCGGATTTGCCTTTTATCGTCTGTAACCATAAAGAAATGATAATCTCCGCCAGTAAACAGATTCGCAAAAAAATTCCTCAATCCATTGGTATGGCATTGGCCGATCTATTAAATCATGGATATCGAATCGTAAAGGAAAATCCGCTTCTATCCAAAGAGGATAATAGAGTTTCGGGTAAGTGTTTATTCTTATCAGAGAATCATGGTCATGAAACCAATCGGCTTTTCCCTGCTTCAATGCCTGCAGAAAGGTTCGCCTTCAAAGGGGAAAGCGGGATTAGCGAAGCCTTTCATAACACATTACACAAAGTGAAGCTTGTTGCACCGACAGAAGCAAATGTGTATATTTCTGGTGAAACAGGGGTCGGGAAAGAGCTTATTGCCATGGCCATTCATGAAAATGGGTTTCGTAAAAAAGGACCGTTCGTCACGATAAATTGCGGGGCCATACCTAAAGATTTAATGGAGAGTGAATTATTCGGGTATGTCGAAGGTGCTTTTACTGGGGCTAAACGGCAAGGGCACAAAGGGAAGTTCGAGCAGGCAAATGGAGGGACCATTTTTCTCGATGAAATCGGTGAAATCCCTTCAGCGATGCAAGTCGCCTTACTGCGTGTACTTCAGGAAAGAAAAATCGTTCCAATCGGTGGCACAAAAAGCATTTCATTGGATATTCGCATTATCACTGCAACACACCGTAATCTTGAAGAGCTTGTCAATGAAGGGTCCTTTCGGAAGGATTTATACTATCGGTTGAACGTTTACCCCATTCATGTACCGCCCTTGAGGGAAAGGATTGAAGACATTCCTTATCTAGTCAACTACTTGTGTGTGAAGAATAATTGGAATATTCCATTAACGGAAGAATTATTGAATCGTTTAAAAGAGTACAATTGGCCAGGCAATATTAGAGAATTGCAGAATGTACTTCAGCGATTGACCATCTTACTTGCGGAAGGACCTCTGGATTATGGTAAAGTGTTGAATTCCATGTATTCTCAACCCGTTACACGGCATGATGATTTCCCTGCATGGGAGGAACCTGGTGATAAAGGCATATCGGGAAAAGAACTGACGATCCGTGAAAAAATTCAACGGGATTTAATGATAGAGGCATTACAAAAATCAAGAGGGAATGTAACGGCTGCAGCAAAGTTGATGGATATACCAAGAAGTACATTTTACAAGCGGCTCCATAAGTATGGTATATAGACATGGCGTGTGTACATGATGTAAGAAGAGTAGATTGATGGAAATCCATGGAAAGTGAAAGGGGTATGGCAAATGAAAACAAGAATTACTGAATTATTGGGGATTGAATATCCGATTATTTGCGGCGGGATGTTTCAAGTTGGCCGAGCCCCGCTCGCAGCCGCCGTGTCAGAAGCGGGAGGACTAGGCATCATTACTTCGAAAACACAGGTGACCCCAGAAGGTCTCCGTGATGAAATACGCAAAGTGAAAACTTTGACCAAGAAGCCCTTTGCTGTCAACCTGAACTTGTTTCCAAGTCAAACCGAAACCCCGAATGATGAGTTCATTGATATTTTAATTGATGAAGATATAAAGATTGTTGAAACGAGTGGCCGAAGCCCAGAAAGTTTAATGTCCAAACTTAAAGAGCACGGCTTTACCGTGATACATAAGGTAGCGAACGTCAAAAACGCAATCTCAGCAGAGAAATTAGGAGTCGATGCCATTATCATTGTAGGGAATGAAACAGGCGGGCATCCAGGCATGGGGGATGTAGGAACGCTTGTCATGCTCCCTAGAGCCGTTGACTCCGTTACTATTCCAGTAATAGCAGGCGGTGGATTTTCGGATGGCAGAAGCCTAATTAGTGCCTTGTCACTCGGTGCCGAAGGAATCGTCATGGGAACTCGCTTTATGGCAACGAAAGAAGCGCCGATCCATGATAACGTGAAGCAGTGGATGGTATCTGCCAATGAAATGGATACAGTTGTCATCCAACGGAATATAGGCAGTCCGTCGCGTGTAGCATTAAATGCCATCAGTAAAGAAGTGGACAAACTTGAAAATGAAGGTGCCACCATAGAGGAATTGATTCCACTAATTACGGGACAACGAAGCAAGAACGTGTACTTTGAAGGAAATTTAGACGGAGGAATATGGTCATGCGGACAATCTGTAGGACTGATAAAAGAAATATTGACCGTCAATGAACTAATAACACAAATCATCCATGAAGCAAAAACTTCGTTCGAATTCATCCAAAGCCGTATCGAATCCATTCGAACATAAATAACGTATCAGGAACATGAGATCAAGTGCTATTTCGTGTTCCTTTTTTATAGGTTGATGGGAAATTGGGTTTAATCGAACTCTAACGCGAAATGCGTATTCAAGAAAGTAAATAGGTATATAACCCATCAATAACTTGCTTACCAATTTTCATAACATTTCGTGATTAGAGTTTACATAATATTATTATTCCGTTTTATAAAAATATGTTGTCATCTGGCATTAACTTATAATCTGCCTTTATTTCTGAAACTTTTTAAACCTTACTTAAAAATAAGTTTAAAACAGAGCGGATGGATCATCATTTATTAAAGATTATTCATGATATAGGCAGTTATAAGTTAAAAGAGAGATTATGTTGCTAAATAGAGGTGCCTATTATCACTTTCAGGAAGAAAAAGTGGGAATTTCAAGTTGAAGACCCTGGGAGTTGTTATAGGTAAAGTTATATTAATATATTTTTTTAGAAGTGTTAACCCGTGATTTTTGTCATATTGCCATATATTTTATATATCAGAATAACAAAAACAGTAGATTAGGTCAGTTAATGATAATATTTTGATAAATATAGAATTATTAATGAGCAGCATGAATAAAAAGGCATTCAGAGTAGCAGTTTGTGATAGAAGGGGGAACCTTTTATTGCTTCATGTCTATGTCTTTACACACAACAACAGAAGGTTTATCATATTTCTTTGCATCGAGAAAGGCTGAATTGGTTCAGATAGGAGCAATTATGATGTTATGACTTCCGATGACAACGTAATCCAAATGGACATGTATTAGTCCTTAAACGGACGGAAAAAGGAAGAAAATGAAGGTGCCACCGGGTTTTACTGAATGGAAAACTAATATAGCTTAGAATTGATATGAGATCCTTAAAGTCAAATGACTAAGTGTATTAAATAATTGAACTAAAGTGATTAATCGTAGTCATAACAAAATAGCGACAAACAATAAATATTAGCAATTATATTAACAGATAAATTACGATTGAGAATAAAAATCAGAATTTTATTTGACATTTGAGAATTAAATATTATGGGACTTAATTCATTGTAAAATTAGCTTAAATCAAGGCAAAAAGTTACTGCCAATATTTAATCCAATATAAATATAAAATTGAAGATCAACCATTTTTTCTAAATGAACGTAACAATATTTAATTAAAGTATTAGTTAACAATGAGTAATTAGATAAAAAGATATTAATAAATAATTGTAGTGTATCAATTTTTAAAATTCGTATTTCGTCTCACTAAGTTAAGTATTCTTAAGATATGAGATATAATTAACAATAAAAATATAACTTCCTATAATATATATTATGTAAACTAGAATCAAAATAATGATAGTACCAATTTGTTGTCTATCTCATCTCTTATCTCATCTTTAGGATATTTATCGTTTGATATAGTACTGTTTTTTTAAAATGATGTGTTTATCGTTGATACATTGCTTTTCCGTTTCCACTTTTGAAATATTTATAACAATGTACGTAGTACGTAATTATTGCTCACCACAACGATACCTTTTTATACATGCTAGACATATCCTACAATTACCATTTAAAGTTTTTTTATTAAAAGCTTCATTACTTATTTCATATAGATTATTGTGATTGATTCTAAATTCTCTGTTAAGACATTCTTTCTAAAATCTTTATCTAATTGATAAAGATCTTTGTTAGTATATATTCCTTTCATTCCGTTATTCTCGATAAATCCACAAAGTCTTTACAAGATATTCCATTCATGAATCTAAACTTTTCAAATAAACTCCAGGGTGATTCAAATTCAGAGATCCACTTATTGTTCCAATCGCAATGGGACTCGACAAATACTTCTCTTATTATGAAAATCATATTACTCAAAGGCGACAATCCATTGTTCGAAATGCACTTCGAAGACTTGAAAGTTTAGGTTACACGGATACATTGACAGAACCAGAGGCTTCTTAATTCAGTTTTATATCCAATCCGGTTCCACGAATAAGACGCTCCCCCCTTTTACAAATGAGCTGCGTCTTATTCAGTAATGCCCATAACTTCAGAAGTTAATTTTCATGGTGGTTCAACAAACACATTCTCCTCAGTTGCACTTTCTATTTGGTATATACATAACGTTGGTAAATCGCTATCCTAGCTTCTTCTTTAAAACGCCTGCGCCCAAACGATATTCAGTGATCCTTCATAAATAGTACGTACTCAATTTAAACTTTAAATAGAGCCTGATTTAAAAATCAAACTTAAAAATCCAAGCCTTTTTTTTATATCGGCATATATATTGTAGAAAGGAGTGATTAACATGTCCAATTACGATTAAAAGTATTATCAGGAAAAGTATCGATATTTTAAAAAGAAGTACAATTGTTGCAAAGAATGCCTCGAAGAAAACAGAAAAAAAAGCTTCATTGCTCGACTTTTCGGAAAGTGAACAATGAGGAAAAAGGGTGAGTAAAATAGAAAAGCCAATTCAAGGTCGTAGATTTGTTGACACGACCTATAAGAATAATAAAAATAAGAGTAATAAAGATGATTGCCTTAATAAAAACGAACATAAAAAATGTAAGGAGTGTGAACAAGGTCCTCGAGGACCTCAAGGACCTTCAGGACCCCAAGGATTTCAAGGACTTCCAGGACCCCAAGGACCTCCAGGACCAGGGGGTGCTTTGGCTTATGGATCATTGTACGATCCGTCTGGAGATTTTGTCACAGTGTCTACGGTAAATCCCCCTACTCTGGGGCAGAAGGTTGTTTTCACAACTCCTGGTCCGTTATTAGAAACAGCTCCTTTTCCTCCTGGTCTTGGACCTTATACTGATATTGAGGTTCTGACTGAGGGGTTATATGAGATTAGCATGGATTTAACAGCTAGACTAATTAATGCTTCTAACTTAACGTTTAATACGGAAGTGCAGTTCAGGTTATTCATCAATGACACAACCCCAGTTCTTGAAAGTACTTTTGAATCCTTTAATCGAATTACAGGCGGTCCAGGCGGGCAACCATCGCAAGTTGAAACTAGAAACACGATAGGAAGAACAATCCAACTTCAATTATCCGCAAACGATAGGCTAAGTATTAGAGTTATTACTGCTTCAGCCAATGTAACATATAGGTATCCCTCATTAGTAGTCACAAAAATCGCCAACTAGCTGCCAAAGTAAAGTAAATAGGAGCAAGAAAAGCCCCAACCTAATGTTGTGGGCTTTTTCCGTTTTACAACTTTATTATACTTAATGGCGGTGGTGGTTTTGGTTAACAGGTAAATTAAGCGAAGCCTCATTCCTTCTTCAACTAACATGCCCCATTTGTTAAATAAGCAACTCCTTCTTATTATGTATAAATATTGCCTTGAACTGTTATCTCTGCGATCAATGAAAGTAAATAATATCGTCTCTCGTTTTTTCCGGCAACACTCGTGGAGTCATAGTTCTTGATGTTACAGAATTTCCCCTATCCTCTACTCATTAAATTTGTAAATACAAAGACAACGGTTTTCTGTCAAAAAAATATAAAGATAGCAGATTAATGGCAAAAATCTGCTGTCTTCGGCCTAGAATTGTATATTTGATAAGCGAATGAAAGAATCTCCAACAGAATGCTGGAGATTCTTTCGGTTATTTTTTAAACTTATCCGGAAACTGCTTTGCAACTCCCGCAGAGATAGTATCGGCCATTAAGATTATATATGTAACCCCTTCATCAATTGAAACGATTCTTCCGTTCCAATTTTTTGCTATGCTTGAAGTTACATCATTTGTCACTAATTTCAAATGAATATAAAGCAGATTTTTTAGAGTTTCATTTTTCAAATAGGGGTTGGCACCGCTAAGGAAAGCTGCTATTTCATCAGCATTTCTATACCATTCTTTGTTTAGCTGTTTCACCAAGACTTCATTTCCGCTTTCTCTCCGTATACTGGCTTTATAGCATTTCCAATATCCTCCTGATTTTTCAGAAGCCTAGCCAATACCTGTTTTTGCCCCTCCACTTCCCCGCCCGGAAAATATTGCAACAGCAAAAAAATCCCTGCTGGGAGCATAGGATCTTTTTCATTTCAATATTATTAAAGCTTGTTCTCTACTGGCTGGACTGTCCCTTCCTCTATACTGACGCCGGCATGTTTTTTTGACCAGTAAGTCGCAAGAATTGGCCCTGATATGTTGTGCCATGCAGCAGCCAGGACACTTGGAAGTGCTGCCAGCGGGCCGAAATGTGCCGTAGCAAGCGCAACGCCTAACCCGGAGTTCTGCATGCCCACTTCAATCGAAATCGCTCTTCTATTGACTTCATCAAGTCCAAGCACTTTTGCTGTCATGTAACCAAACAGCAGTCCAAATCCGTTGTGAAGCATCACGGCAGTAAAAATGAGGAACCCGGATGTAGCGATGCTAGCTGCATTGCCTGAAACTACTGCGCTTACAATCGTAATAATGGCCGCTACCGAAATAAGTGGTAAAACGGTTAAGCTTTTTTCAACTATTACCGGGAAAAGCCGCTTAATGGCCAAACCTAAAACAATCGGAAGAAGGATGACTTGTATAATGGACTTAAACATATC
This sequence is a window from Brevibacillus sp. JNUCC-41. Protein-coding genes within it:
- a CDS encoding exosporium leader peptide; its protein translation is MSKIEKPIQGRRFVDTTYKNNKNKSNKDDCLNKNEHKKCKECEQGPRGPQGPSGPQGFQGLPGPQGPPGPGGALAYGSLYDPSGDFVTVSTVNPPTLGQKVVFTTPGPLLETAPFPPGLGPYTDIEVLTEGLYEISMDLTARLINASNLTFNTEVQFRLFINDTTPVLESTFESFNRITGGPGGQPSQVETRNTIGRTIQLQLSANDRLSIRVITASANVTYRYPSLVVTKIAN
- a CDS encoding sigma-54-dependent Fis family transcriptional regulator; this translates as MLSTSCYLRTWERFVSEGVLDSNRLNKRIMESWHRCKKEQVNPYLNKGKHILTNELLDIQREKNSFLLEVASPQLTRMNQSIKESGMMALLVDPDGYVLSLSGNEKILDEAGKINFVEGVCWTEGEVGTNAIGTALKTGEAVMIQGTEHYSIASHKWSCSAMPILNEDGKILGVLDISCPVDYFHPSMLGMVASLAYTIEQEMGVRSYKKELALTQHSIELAETYPDLPFIVCNHKEMIISASKQIRKKIPQSIGMALADLLNHGYRIVKENPLLSKEDNRVSGKCLFLSENHGHETNRLFPASMPAERFAFKGESGISEAFHNTLHKVKLVAPTEANVYISGETGVGKELIAMAIHENGFRKKGPFVTINCGAIPKDLMESELFGYVEGAFTGAKRQGHKGKFEQANGGTIFLDEIGEIPSAMQVALLRVLQERKIVPIGGTKSISLDIRIITATHRNLEELVNEGSFRKDLYYRLNVYPIHVPPLRERIEDIPYLVNYLCVKNNWNIPLTEELLNRLKEYNWPGNIRELQNVLQRLTILLAEGPLDYGKVLNSMYSQPVTRHDDFPAWEEPGDKGISGKELTIREKIQRDLMIEALQKSRGNVTAAAKLMDIPRSTFYKRLHKYGI
- a CDS encoding bile acid:sodium symporter family protein, which gives rise to MKVLEAFSALAGKFFAVWVILISVIAFIFPEPFLGLGGYITILLGVVMFGMGLTLKAVDFKIVITKPLPVIIGVCAQFIIMPSVAFLIAKLMNLPAELAAGLVLLGCVPGGTASNVMVYLAKGNVPLSIAMTSVSTLLAPIMTPLLLLLLAGQWMPVDFFDMFKSIIQVILLPIVLGLAIKRLFPVIVEKSLTVLPLISVAAIITIVSAVVSGNAASIATSGFLIFTAVMLHNGFGLLFGYMTAKVLGLDEVNRRAISIEVGMQNSGLGVALATAHFGPLAALPSVLAAAWHNISGPILATYWSKKHAGVSIEEGTVQPVENKL
- a CDS encoding NAD(P)H-dependent flavin oxidoreductase — encoded protein: MKTRITELLGIEYPIICGGMFQVGRAPLAAAVSEAGGLGIITSKTQVTPEGLRDEIRKVKTLTKKPFAVNLNLFPSQTETPNDEFIDILIDEDIKIVETSGRSPESLMSKLKEHGFTVIHKVANVKNAISAEKLGVDAIIIVGNETGGHPGMGDVGTLVMLPRAVDSVTIPVIAGGGFSDGRSLISALSLGAEGIVMGTRFMATKEAPIHDNVKQWMVSANEMDTVVIQRNIGSPSRVALNAISKEVDKLENEGATIEELIPLITGQRSKNVYFEGNLDGGIWSCGQSVGLIKEILTVNELITQIIHEAKTSFEFIQSRIESIRT